A single region of the Nostoc sp. ATCC 53789 genome encodes:
- a CDS encoding ParB/RepB/Spo0J family partition protein: MSKKDQPYTSQLKGVAALLGESFNQTQSTANSPTTVAINLIKLPQSQPRRYFDLKKLEELSRSIKELGILEPLLVRPLPGGGYEVVAGERRYRAASMAALTEVLIISREMDDATAYQVRLVENLQREDLNPLEETEGILELLVLRLEMTRDEVISHLNRMRNVCDRYEENSELRHNVMSQPETKIIEELFSSLGRMSWQSFVKNRLPLLNLPPDVLEVLRSGQIEYTKALAIARIQDEKTRIQFLEDAIAYNLSLSEIKRKIKEIEQQTKSETPSLKDLADDTFRRLKKSQVWDDPKKKAKVEKLLAQLDALMQDDNPK, encoded by the coding sequence GTGAGCAAAAAAGACCAACCCTATACCAGCCAGTTAAAAGGTGTAGCTGCCCTACTAGGCGAAAGCTTTAACCAAACCCAAAGTACTGCTAATTCACCAACTACTGTTGCCATCAACTTAATCAAACTGCCACAGTCCCAGCCCCGGCGCTACTTCGACCTTAAAAAGCTTGAAGAACTATCACGCTCGATAAAAGAACTGGGTATTCTCGAACCTTTATTAGTGCGTCCCCTTCCTGGAGGCGGTTATGAAGTAGTCGCAGGGGAACGACGCTATAGAGCCGCATCAATGGCAGCATTAACTGAGGTTCTCATTATTTCCAGGGAAATGGACGATGCAACTGCATACCAAGTGCGCCTCGTTGAAAACCTGCAACGCGAAGACCTCAACCCCCTAGAAGAAACTGAAGGTATCCTGGAATTGTTGGTGTTGCGGTTAGAGATGACACGAGATGAAGTAATTAGTCATCTCAACCGGATGAGAAACGTTTGCGATCGCTATGAGGAAAATTCCGAACTGAGACATAACGTTATGTCTCAACCAGAAACCAAGATAATTGAAGAGTTATTTTCATCTTTGGGACGGATGAGTTGGCAATCGTTTGTCAAAAATCGCCTACCATTACTCAATTTACCTCCAGATGTGCTGGAAGTGCTACGTTCTGGACAGATTGAATATACCAAAGCACTGGCGATCGCCCGAATTCAAGATGAAAAAACTAGAATTCAATTTTTAGAAGATGCGATCGCTTACAATCTCTCATTGAGCGAAATTAAACGCAAAATCAAAGAAATTGAACAGCAGACTAAATCAGAAACACCATCATTAAAAGACCTAGCTGATGACACATTTCGCCGCTTAAAAAAATCTCAAGTTTGGGACGACCCAAAGAAAAAAGCGAAGGTAGAGAAGTTGTTAGCTCAGTTAGATGCACTGATGCAAGACGACAATCCAAAGTAA
- a CDS encoding aldo/keto reductase: MELSTLQGQPASILGLAGQSIDAATVLLAFEAGINYFFFYNLESENFLGGLKSLLLTNREQVLVATGSEDRDISSLRLYLDSVRHCLNVDRVDIFFIEYVSPADDMTQVQVLLDELRLWKDSGVVRYVGVTTHNRAIALEMIKRHQCDVLMHRYNMAHRQAEQNVLPAAQKAGIPVVAFTCTRWGTLLKGHHNWHGKLPTAADCYRYALNHSGVRLALTAPKTRQQLEENLAVLHAPQIEAQELANWQKYGNLIYGTGQDAFDTQWV; encoded by the coding sequence GTGGAATTATCAACACTACAAGGACAACCAGCAAGTATTCTCGGTTTGGCAGGGCAATCGATAGATGCTGCAACTGTTTTGTTGGCATTTGAAGCGGGAATTAATTACTTTTTCTTTTACAATCTGGAATCTGAAAACTTTTTGGGTGGCTTAAAATCTCTGTTGCTAACAAACCGTGAGCAGGTCTTAGTCGCAACGGGGAGTGAAGACCGAGATATAAGCTCTTTACGCCTTTACCTCGACTCTGTGCGCCATTGTTTAAATGTCGATCGGGTGGATATATTTTTTATTGAATATGTTTCGCCTGCTGACGACATGACCCAGGTTCAGGTGTTGCTTGATGAACTTCGTTTGTGGAAGGACTCTGGAGTTGTGCGCTACGTGGGAGTTACCACACACAATCGAGCCATAGCTTTAGAAATGATAAAGCGTCATCAGTGTGATGTGTTGATGCACCGCTACAATATGGCACATCGTCAGGCTGAACAAAACGTTTTACCTGCTGCTCAAAAAGCTGGTATTCCCGTGGTAGCATTTACTTGCACGCGCTGGGGAACGTTACTCAAAGGTCATCACAACTGGCACGGAAAGTTACCTACGGCAGCAGACTGTTATCGCTATGCGTTAAATCATTCAGGGGTGCGTCTGGCGCTGACCGCCCCCAAAACTAGGCAGCAATTAGAAGAAAATCTTGCTGTTCTGCACGCACCCCAAATTGAAGCCCAAGAACTAGCCAATTGGCAGAAATACGGTAACTTAATTTATGGAACTGGGCAAGATGCGTTTGATACTCAGTGGGTTTGA
- a CDS encoding glutathionylspermidine synthase family protein — MNDVRHKFYQQYQDIFSWYDADEYACYEVLMVAPETIEKIKQAATRVWQVLNHAALVMKQFDERTLIEFDYPQSTLRLIKNNKQVPFIARCDFAIVGDNIYLLECNAEVATFIVETFKINGLVAKHFGKVDPNINAEAVLQIGLNQYIEESAKYLNKSPEDCNIIFAALSEALEDIGTVEYLMSLCHYQSVFCPIESIAMDEDGCYDHRGEAVDIIYRIYPTEWMVEDKDPEFGVSLWDYFEPLVYSRKLALINPVSAFVMQNKALMALITELGFDFFSQNNLAGFEHFLPTFMEQDKINPPLVSKPTWGREGREVKVIKSNQEIACNPDPEYAYFAKVYQKYADLPIIKVEGEEYRLQLSCFLINGVAEGVAARIGKDVINNNSKFLPIGF, encoded by the coding sequence ATGAACGATGTTAGGCATAAGTTTTACCAGCAGTATCAAGATATATTTAGCTGGTACGATGCCGATGAATATGCTTGCTATGAGGTGTTAATGGTTGCACCGGAAACCATAGAAAAAATCAAGCAAGCAGCAACAAGAGTTTGGCAGGTTTTAAACCATGCGGCTCTGGTTATGAAGCAGTTTGATGAACGGACTCTAATTGAATTTGATTATCCTCAATCAACCCTACGATTAATCAAAAATAATAAGCAAGTGCCTTTTATTGCTCGATGCGATTTTGCAATTGTTGGTGATAATATCTACCTGCTTGAATGTAATGCGGAAGTGGCGACTTTTATAGTCGAAACATTCAAAATAAATGGGCTAGTCGCTAAACATTTTGGGAAAGTAGACCCGAATATTAACGCTGAAGCAGTTCTTCAAATAGGGCTTAATCAATATATTGAAGAATCTGCAAAATATCTCAATAAATCTCCTGAAGACTGCAATATTATTTTTGCAGCCCTATCTGAAGCTCTCGAAGATATTGGTACTGTTGAATATTTAATGTCTTTGTGCCATTATCAATCTGTTTTTTGTCCAATCGAAAGTATTGCAATGGATGAGGATGGCTGCTACGACCATAGGGGTGAAGCAGTCGATATAATCTACCGCATATACCCAACAGAATGGATGGTAGAAGATAAAGACCCCGAATTTGGAGTAAGTCTTTGGGATTATTTTGAACCATTAGTCTATTCAAGGAAGCTAGCTTTAATTAATCCTGTCAGTGCTTTTGTAATGCAAAATAAAGCGTTAATGGCTTTAATTACAGAATTAGGATTTGATTTTTTTAGTCAGAATAATTTGGCAGGATTTGAACATTTTTTACCTACATTTATGGAACAAGATAAAATCAATCCTCCCTTAGTGTCAAAACCCACCTGGGGGAGAGAAGGGAGAGAAGTTAAAGTTATTAAAAGTAATCAAGAAATAGCTTGTAACCCAGACCCTGAGTACGCTTATTTTGCTAAAGTTTACCAAAAATATGCTGATTTACCAATTATCAAAGTAGAAGGAGAAGAGTATAGATTGCAGTTATCTTGCTTTTTGATCAATGGCGTTGCTGAAGGAGTGGCAGCAAGAATTGGTAAAGATGTGATTAATAATAACTCGAAATTTCTGCCAATTGGGTTTTAG
- a CDS encoding plasmid replication protein, CyRepA1 family, whose translation MNHKGFGKIASPQKSLNQELRQVFRKFNKRGKLRSTPWALHEISRLESRDGKVHQVVVASSQNDMAQGDHHDSEIQVLGNHQEIEEPFAPYSLPVRENFEPSHWQEWGESAIDSEIAALNFKSLSGNAAFDYLLYSDKISRRNDGRLRDGDMRRYAHLSNGGWWCSGINIITGEDSLWGCFKPNTPRIDEGNSRAIKYEHPPKVDTEIFALRIPARIWELISRRYDVALPENYQSLPYGDFWRWVRENTQIPVIICEGAKKAAAILSCGYVAIGIPGVWGGRRQPKDEYGENNGAPYLIPQLAAYAQSGRRIYFCFDADVKRTTVRSVNGAIAKTAKLLSLRGCEVRVMGWHLALGKGIDDVLAAYGRDQFDTIYCDALKLDEWNTKQLRRLTYTPDLNLNQRYLGELAIPLGKQLIGLKSPKNTGKTHLLQWLTDPIIRAGERRVLVITHRVQLATQLVKKLGLPFITEVKQTEQGSHFGMGLVIDSLHPKSQAKFNPDEWKGCWLILDEIMQLIWHLLSSSTCQTDRVAIIKNFKRLLLNVVNYGGKIFIADADLNDIGIDFIKGLLGQEIDTFLVENTFQFVEPWQVNLVQGNNPAQLVKILTQKLENGDKCFVALSGQRASSKWGSRNLEAYYKKLLPHLRILRIDSKSTTTLGHPAFGCTDDLNEVIKNYDLVLTTSTIETGVSIEEKHFDYVFGIFQGVQTTDGVRQHLSRYRLPVPRYIWLNPVGINRVGNGSNSVKALLAGEYIKNKANIKKLVDLGFEESIEGNFESICINTWAKLGAIINDGMNSYELQIVSDLKSEGHIICEVGADELPEPAEVETTKQEIYNNCKSEYAGHCENVTASESITDEQFLKLDKQNCKTESEQLKHRKGEIERRYNVTVTPELVEKDDQNWYSIIRLDYYLGVGREFLPDREINVMSTALKNGGGDYFIPDTNKSFIGKKIDALDWIGYKELRETDGLSNNHPLAQAVFEKAKTHQSDLSLILGAKSNMFAKLNTPMQVCQKLASLTGYKFPRLRREGTRGNQVWIYGVPAPDFQKDDEGNLVFVDGRAVPVSDRREEVFTAWVERDILAREKAAKAKLEAQVQATIPNCQLSALAETEINTLTTLQEQYAEQKTQTLTEEVESIVITHDSESQVIIAELPVENHQQSTEAVIEKLLKISNWGEVAANQAEIDQVWPLLSENQRSHLWELHQKYQQQLSLEELAQQAIATQAEIKETGFGSHFRSYVLKAVRGGIAIARKCWGDKQECSIPLNQLLLATG comes from the coding sequence ATGAATCACAAAGGATTCGGCAAGATAGCCTCACCCCAAAAATCACTAAATCAAGAACTAAGGCAGGTTTTCAGAAAATTCAACAAGCGAGGTAAGCTCAGAAGTACCCCTTGGGCTTTGCATGAAATCTCAAGACTTGAGTCCAGAGATGGAAAAGTCCATCAAGTTGTTGTAGCCTCCAGCCAAAATGACATGGCGCAAGGCGATCACCATGATAGCGAAATTCAAGTACTGGGTAATCATCAAGAAATTGAAGAACCATTCGCACCTTATAGTTTGCCAGTCAGAGAAAATTTTGAACCAAGCCACTGGCAAGAGTGGGGGGAGAGTGCAATTGACAGTGAGATAGCGGCACTTAACTTCAAATCGCTGTCAGGGAATGCCGCTTTTGATTATCTCCTTTACTCCGATAAAATCAGCCGCCGTAATGATGGACGGTTACGCGATGGGGATATGCGGCGATATGCTCACCTCTCTAATGGTGGGTGGTGGTGTAGTGGAATAAATATTATCACCGGTGAAGATTCCCTTTGGGGATGCTTCAAGCCCAACACGCCAAGAATAGATGAGGGTAACAGCAGGGCAATTAAGTATGAGCATCCCCCCAAAGTTGACACAGAAATTTTTGCCTTACGGATTCCCGCCCGGATCTGGGAATTAATTAGCCGCCGCTACGATGTGGCACTACCAGAAAATTACCAAAGTTTACCTTATGGTGATTTTTGGCGATGGGTGAGAGAGAATACCCAAATTCCCGTTATCATCTGCGAGGGTGCTAAAAAAGCAGCTGCAATCTTATCTTGTGGTTATGTCGCCATTGGTATACCCGGAGTATGGGGAGGCCGTCGCCAACCAAAGGATGAATACGGCGAAAATAACGGCGCACCATACCTGATCCCACAGTTAGCCGCTTATGCTCAATCAGGCAGGCGAATTTATTTCTGTTTTGATGCCGATGTGAAGCGCACCACGGTTAGAAGCGTGAATGGTGCGATCGCTAAAACTGCCAAGCTTTTATCTTTGCGTGGCTGTGAAGTCCGAGTAATGGGGTGGCATTTGGCATTAGGCAAAGGGATTGATGATGTACTAGCCGCTTACGGCCGCGACCAATTTGATACTATTTACTGCGATGCTCTGAAATTAGATGAGTGGAACACCAAGCAACTAAGGCGGCTCACATACACCCCAGATTTGAACTTAAATCAGCGTTACTTGGGTGAGTTGGCTATTCCTTTGGGTAAGCAGCTAATAGGCTTGAAATCGCCAAAGAACACAGGTAAAACTCACTTACTCCAGTGGCTAACTGACCCGATAATTCGCGCTGGTGAGAGGAGAGTGTTAGTAATTACCCATCGGGTGCAACTTGCTACGCAGCTTGTAAAAAAACTGGGATTACCTTTCATTACCGAAGTGAAGCAGACTGAGCAAGGCTCACATTTCGGAATGGGGTTAGTAATTGATAGCTTACATCCAAAAAGCCAAGCCAAATTTAACCCTGATGAGTGGAAAGGGTGCTGGTTGATTTTGGATGAAATCATGCAGCTAATCTGGCATTTGTTGAGCAGTTCGACTTGTCAGACAGATCGCGTAGCCATCATCAAAAATTTCAAACGCCTGCTACTGAATGTTGTTAATTATGGTGGGAAAATCTTCATTGCTGATGCTGACTTAAACGATATTGGCATTGATTTTATCAAAGGGCTGCTTGGGCAAGAGATTGACACTTTTCTCGTGGAAAATACATTTCAGTTTGTAGAGCCTTGGCAGGTAAATTTAGTACAGGGTAATAATCCAGCCCAATTAGTAAAAATCCTTACCCAAAAACTAGAGAATGGGGATAAGTGCTTTGTTGCTTTGTCTGGACAACGGGCTAGTTCTAAATGGGGTTCTCGCAATTTGGAGGCGTACTATAAAAAACTGCTGCCACACCTGAGAATTTTACGAATTGATTCTAAAAGTACAACTACTCTTGGTCATCCAGCTTTTGGCTGTACAGATGATTTAAATGAGGTAATTAAAAACTATGACCTCGTTCTAACTACCTCGACCATTGAGACTGGGGTATCAATTGAAGAAAAGCATTTTGATTATGTTTTTGGGATTTTTCAAGGCGTACAAACTACCGATGGTGTCAGACAGCATTTATCACGTTACCGCCTTCCAGTCCCGCGTTATATCTGGCTTAATCCAGTAGGCATCAATAGGGTAGGCAATGGCTCCAATAGTGTAAAGGCATTACTAGCAGGTGAGTACATCAAGAATAAAGCCAATATTAAAAAGCTCGTTGATTTGGGATTTGAGGAATCGATAGAAGGCAATTTTGAGAGTATTTGCATTAATACCTGGGCAAAGTTAGGGGCAATCATAAATGATGGGATGAATAGCTATGAATTGCAAATTGTTAGTGATTTGAAATCTGAGGGACATATCATCTGTGAAGTGGGCGCAGATGAGTTACCTGAACCCGCAGAAGTAGAGACTACTAAGCAAGAAATTTACAACAACTGCAAATCAGAATATGCGGGACACTGTGAAAATGTCACAGCGTCTGAAAGCATTACAGATGAACAGTTTTTGAAATTAGATAAACAGAATTGCAAAACTGAGTCCGAACAGTTAAAACACAGAAAAGGTGAGATTGAAAGGCGTTATAACGTGACTGTTACTCCCGAATTAGTAGAGAAAGATGATCAAAACTGGTATTCTATAATTCGACTAGATTACTACCTTGGCGTGGGTAGGGAATTTCTACCGGATAGAGAAATAAACGTCATGTCTACCGCTTTAAAAAATGGCGGTGGAGATTATTTCATTCCCGATACTAATAAAAGCTTTATTGGGAAAAAAATTGATGCTTTAGACTGGATTGGGTACAAAGAGCTTCGAGAAACGGACGGATTGAGCAACAATCACCCATTAGCACAAGCAGTATTTGAGAAAGCAAAAACTCATCAATCCGATTTGAGTTTAATTCTTGGCGCTAAGAGTAATATGTTTGCAAAGCTAAATACTCCCATGCAAGTCTGTCAAAAACTAGCATCTCTTACTGGGTATAAATTCCCCCGATTGCGGCGAGAGGGAACACGAGGCAACCAAGTCTGGATTTACGGTGTCCCCGCGCCAGACTTCCAAAAAGATGATGAGGGGAATCTGGTTTTTGTCGATGGACGCGCTGTTCCCGTTAGCGATCGCCGAGAGGAAGTTTTCACGGCATGGGTAGAGCGCGATATCCTAGCCAGAGAAAAAGCCGCCAAAGCCAAACTGGAGGCACAAGTACAAGCAACAATTCCCAATTGCCAATTGTCAGCACTTGCAGAAACCGAAATTAATACGCTGACTACATTACAAGAACAGTACGCAGAGCAAAAAACACAGACCCTAACAGAAGAAGTTGAGTCAATAGTCATCACTCATGACTCAGAAAGTCAGGTAATCATAGCTGAGTTACCAGTTGAAAATCATCAGCAGTCCACAGAAGCGGTAATTGAGAAACTACTAAAAATTTCTAATTGGGGAGAAGTTGCGGCTAACCAAGCCGAGATTGATCAAGTTTGGCCGCTACTTTCAGAAAACCAGCGTTCGCATCTGTGGGAACTTCATCAAAAATATCAGCAGCAATTGTCTTTAGAGGAATTGGCACAGCAGGCCATCGCTACACAAGCTGAAATTAAGGAAACGGGTTTTGGTTCCCACTTCCGAAGCTATGTTTTGAAAGCTGTTAGAGGGGGAATAGCGATCGCTCGGAAATGCTGGGGCGACAAGCAAGAATGCTCAATTCCTTTAAATCAACTATTGCTAGCCACTGGTTAG